A region of Paramormyrops kingsleyae isolate MSU_618 chromosome 17, PKINGS_0.4, whole genome shotgun sequence DNA encodes the following proteins:
- the LOC111833775 gene encoding pleckstrin homology-like domain family B member 1 isoform X23 — MRGAARAAAESIMDGCCHGVTEGHAFRSLLRSSLGLVGSPSRQELHVAEGVTDTLAGMEGVMQSWQAHQCFQSTPLDLIEMEKGLKVQAELPHLVSLGSGRLSTAVTLIPLPEGRTSLGSGAGMDISIQAPGMEAQHCYIENRAGIITLHPCGTQCAIDGLVTYTPVRLSQGCMVCLGQSSFFRFNHPEEADRMKSMIPDRDQGVRAQAGEAMPLQRSQGRAVRTGRTPTGAEDIVTGSSLFLPGASCEGAPHRSDCLHRDLQEIMDSLSPPAGPAALSLSSAARYSRSPPRSPPVSYSNNSSSAPSPLPLSSPSSVDGSSYSPPCLPLVPARSSSYHYTSQGPPSTPPHNQSYFLSFLGDGGPRDPPKLIGTGALTPPHGFQERPPSPSRSPCSPRGPHPSLESTVPTAQGQPSGGGVWGLRPPSPSLTRQLPQSPGQHRRPAGCRARSPSATPPGFFCGPSPLVGPYGQQEPRLPLLGGWESIGSIAEVSDSESDLLAYHQRQRDERLQEQEAERLERQRLETILNLCAEYNKGDLGVAEAVKAGFPFVGLGGACGRGPCVDVGDGVEQTQPESDEENLREESSSTESTHQECEDPLESGSPELGDLEEERLRVLAQVDKLKNRVTELEKQLQESQEEADLEQALLQRERQGELERAEAEAQAIAQLQRRLSELDGAIQGEKEKGRASVGSDRRALDSLRGGLEELQSQLHGCPESLREQLQERLKRESELLDLETKRFEDLEFQQLEKESSLEDERETLSQKLLQEQAGYQSSLAHRKEKVAALESRASSLGLEVAQECERLSRERDHTLQLLDKEKERLSSLEKRCLSLNGGTNFSKCSPTKNEEVLHISESDLSDEFHSQNSLCQPADAVIDPSSSSSSSLSRPREDHARMPDVCRTYGGDGHDCHSACPPQPCFPLPPTEEYITVGQLKQIFGMPKVDAPTSPLAPSFQHSASCRTASPGFSPSLPYECDWVRSEMPSPDLEWWFQVLMAAGEAVPPCPPPLPPCPPPLPAKSLFSARSLQVYQGQTGSSVQYNAATLGRNRTTKSPLVASSNTGSLPRNLAVTLQGIEAKRQLALQQKGQQVIEEQRRRLAELRERAALEAQCQWEALRGSQSRLDAPPLLPGPAGIHHSILHHRRPSMGERPYDTVSLESSDSLDTSISTGDSSFPPDTFSSASVMDTLRMEEMERLLREAQLEKARLIESQVRESQARSELLEEERRKREEAERRLEEEMMLRQQLVEKEVKMRARNLSQARPMTRYLPNRKEEFDLRLHIESAGHNLTGCYDLMLTEKMCKGYLVKMGGKIKSWKKRWFVFDRMRRTFSYYVDKHESKLKGVIYFQAIEEVYYDHLRSATKSPNPALTFCVKTHDRLYYMVAPSSEAMRIWMDVIVTGAEGYTQFMT, encoded by the exons ATGAGGGGAGCAGCGAGAGCAGCGGCAGAAAGCATTATGGATGGATGCTGCCATGGTGTCACTGAGGGCCATGCTTTCAGGTCCTTACTCAGATCCTCACTTGGGCTCGTAGGGTCTCCGTCTAGGCAG GAGCTCCATGTGGCTGAGGGTGTGACTGACACTTTGGCAGGCATGGAGGGTGTGATGCAGAGCTGGCAGGCACACCAGTGCTTCCAG AGCACCCCTCTGGACCTGATTGAGATGGAGAAGGGACTGAAGGTCCAGGCGGAGCTCCCCCACCTGGTCAGTCTTGGAAGTGGCCGCCTCAGCACTGCCGTCACTCTAATACCTCTGCCTGAAG GCCGTACCTCGCTGGGCAGTGGAGCCGGCATGGACATCAGCATCCAGGCTCCTGGCATGGAGGCGCAGCATTGCTACATTGAGAACCGGGCAGGGATCATCACGCTGCATCCCTGCGGTACCCAGTGTGCCATTGACGGGCTGGTCACCTACACGCCTGTGCGCCTCTCGCAAG GCTGTATGGTGTGCCTTGGCCAATCATCCTTCTTTCGCTTCAACCACCCTGAAGAGGCTGACAGGATGAAGAGCATGATTCCAGATCGGGACCAAGGGGTCAGAGCCCAGGCAGGTGAGGCGATGCCCCTGCAGAGAAGCCAAGGGAGAGCTGTTAGGACAGGAAGGACCCCTACAG GTGCAGAGGATATTGTGACTGGGAGCAGTCTGTTCCTGCCAGGAGCCTCCTGTGAGGGAGCTCCCCATCGCAGCGACTGTTTGCATAGGGACCTGCAGGAGATCATGGACTCCctatcgccccctgcaggccctGCCGCGCTCTCTCTGAGCAGTGCGGCTCGGTATTCAAGGTCCCCCCCCAGGAGCCCGCCAGTGAGCTACAGCAATAATAGCAGTTCAGCTCCTTCGCCCCTACCTCTCTCCTCCCCGTCGTCAGTGGATGGCTCCAGCTACAGCCCCCCCTGCTTGCCCCTGGTGCCGGCCCGCTCTTCCAGCTACCATTATACCTCCCAGGGCCCCCCAAGCACACCCCCCCACAATCAGTCGTATTTCCTCTCCTTCCTGGGTGATGGGGGCCCCAGAGACCCGCCCAAACTGATTGGCACAGGggcactgacccccccccatgGCTTTCAGGAgcgcccccccagcccctcacGATCGCCCTGCTCCCCCCGGGGCCCCCATCCTTCACTCGAGTCCACAGTGCCCACTGCCCAGGGACAGCCCAGTGGTGGAGGCGTTTGGGGGCTgcgcccccccagcccatcccTAACCAGGCAGCTGCCGCAGAGCCCCGGGCAGCATCGCAGACCAGCCGGGTGCCGAGCGCGCAGCCCGTCCGCAACACCACCGGGCTTTTTCTGCGGCCCCTCCCCCCTCGTCGGCCCCTATGGGCAGCAGGAGCCAAGGCTCCCCCTGCTGGGTGGGTGGGAAAGCATAGGTAGCATCGCTGAGGTCAGCGACAGCGAGAGCGATCTGCTGGCGTACCATCAGCGGCAACGTGATGAGCGACTCCAAGAGCAGGAGGCGGAGAGGCTG GAACGCCAGCGTCTTGAGACTATCCTGAACCTGTGTGCTGAGTACAACAAGGGAGATCTGGGTGTAGCTGAGGCCGTGAAAGCAGGCTTTCCATTCGTTGGTCTGGGTGGGGCCTGCGGCAGGGGGCCTTGCGTGGATGTGGGGGACGGTGTGGAGCAAACGCAGCCAGAGAGCGATGAGGAGAACCTCAGGGAGGAGAGCAGCAGCACAGAAAGCACCCACCAAGAG TGCGAGGACCCACTGGAATCTGGGTCCCCGGAGTTGGGAGACCTAGAAGAAGAACGGCTGCGAGTCCTGGCCCAAGTGGACAAGCTGAAGAACAGAGTTACGGAACTGGAGAAGCAGCTGCAGGAGTCCCAGGAGGAG GCAGATCTGGAGCAGGCGCTGCTGCAGAGGGAGCGGCAGGGGGAGCTAGAGCGGGCAGAAGCAGAGGCACAGGCCATCGCACAGCTGCAGCGCAGGCTGAGCGAGTTGGACGGCGCCATCCAGGGCGAGAAAGAGAAG gGAAGGGCGAGTGTCGGATCAGATCGGCGGGCACTGGACAGTCTGCGTGGGGGCttggaggagctgcagagtcAGCTGCACGGGTGCCCCGAGTCCCTGAGAGAGCAGTTGCAGGAGCGACTGAAGCGG GAGTCGGAGCTCCTGGACTTGGAGACCAAGCGTTTTGAGGACCTGGAATTCCAGCAGCTGGAGAAGGAGAGCAGCCTGGAGGACGAGCGGGAAACTCTGAGTCAAAAGCTGCTGCAGGAGCAGGCCGGGTACCAGAGCAGCTTGGCCCACAGAAAG GAGAAAGTGGCGGCACTGGAGAGCCGGGCCAGCAGCCTTGGACTGGAGGTGGCCCAGGAGTGTGAGAGGCTCAGCCGGGAGCGGGACCATACCCTCCAGCTACTGGACAAG GAGAAGGAGAGGCTCTCTAGCCTGGAGAAAAGGTGCCTGAGTCTCAACGGAGGGACAAATTTCTCTAAATGTTCCCCTACCAAGAATGAG GAAGTGCTTCATATCAGCGAGAGCGACCTGTCAGATGAATTCCACTCCCAGAATTCCCTATGTCAGCCTGCTGATGCAGTCATAGacccttcctcttcctcatcctcctctctGAGCAGGCCTCGAGAG GATCATGCAAGGATGCCAGATGTCTGTAGGACATACGGGGGTGATGGGCACGACTGCCACTCTGCCTGCCCACCTCAGCCCTGCTTTCCCCTTCCTCCCACTGAG GAGTACATCACAGTCGGACAGCTGAAGCAGATCTTTGGGATGCCGAAGGTCGATGCCCCCACCAGCCCACTCGCCCCATCATTCCAGCACTCTGCTTCCTGTCGCACAGCTTCAcctggcttctctccctccCTACCATATGAG TGTGACTGGGTTAGGTCTGAGATGCCCTCTCCAGATTTAGAGTGGTGGTTCCAGGTGCTCATGGCTGCTGGGGAGGCTGTTCCACCTTGCCCCCCACCTCTCCCACCTTGCCCCCCACCTCTCCCAGCTAAATCTCTTTTCTCTGCCCGGTCCCTGCAG GTGTATCAAGGGCAGACAGGGTCTTCAGTGCAATACAACGCAGCCACTCTGGGACGTAACCGTACAACTAAG AGCCCCCTGGTGGCCTCTAGCAACACTGGCAGCCTTCCACGAAACCTGGCCGTTACCCTGCAAGGTATCGAGGCCAAGAGGCAGCTGGCCTTACAGCAGAAAG GGCAGCAGGTGATCGAGGAGCAGCGGCGGCGGCTGGCTGAGCTGAGGGAGCGTGCCGCGCTGGAAGCACAGTGCCAGTGGGAGGCGCTGCGCGGGTCACAGTCCCGGCTTGACGCCCCTCCCCTGCTGCCTGGGCCTGCTGGGATACATCACTCTATCCTGCACCACCGGCGCCCCTCAATGGGAGAGAGGCCATACGACACGGTGAGCCTGGAGAGCTCCGACAGCCTGGACACCAGCATCTCCACTGGTGACAGCTCCTTTCCCCCAGACACTTTCTCCAG TGCCAGCGTGATGGACACCCTGCGGATGGAGGAGATGGAGAGGCTGCTACGAGAGGCCCAGCTCGAGAAGGCCAGGCTCATTGAGAGCCAG GTGAGGGAGAGCCAAGCCAGGAGTGAGCTGCTGGAGGAGGAGCGCAGGAAGCGGGAGGAGGCAGAGAGGAGGCTAGAGGAGGAGATGATGTTGAGACAGCAGCTAGTGGAGAAGGAGGTGAAGATGAGGGCCAGGAACCTGTCTCAG GCGCGTCCCATGACCCGCTACCTGCCCAACCGCAAGGAGGAATTTGACCTGCGCTTGCACATCGAGTCCGCCGGCCATAACCTCACCGGCTGCTATGACTTGATGCTCACCGAGAAGATGTGCAAGGGCTACCTGGTCAAGATGGGAGGCAAAATCAAGTCGTGGAAGAAGCGCTGGTTTGTCTTTGACCGCATGAGGAGGACCTTCTCCTATTATGTGG ACAAGCACGAGAGCAAACTAAAGGGAGTCATTTACTTTCAAGCCATCGAGGAAGTCTATTACGACCACCTACGCAGCGCGACCAAG AGCCCGAATCCTGCACTGACCTTTTGTGTGAAGACGCATGACCGGCTCTACTACATGGTGGCTCCATCCTCGGAGGCCATGCGCATCTGGATGGACGTCATAGTAACGGGTGCAGAAGGGTACACACAGTTCATGACCTGA
- the LOC111833775 gene encoding pleckstrin homology-like domain family B member 1 isoform X9 encodes MRGAARAAAESIMDGCCHGVTEGHAFRSLLRSSLGLVGSPSRQSTPLDLIEMEKGLKVQAELPHLVSLGSGRLSTAVTLIPLPEGRTSLGSGAGMDISIQAPGMEAQHCYIENRAGIITLHPCGTQCAIDGLVTYTPVRLSQGCMVCLGQSSFFRFNHPEEADRMKSMIPDRDQGVRAQAGEAMPLQRSQGRAVRTGRTPTGAEDIVTGSSLFLPGASCEGAPHRSDCLHRDLQEIMDSLSPPAGPAALSLSSAARYSRSPPRSPPVSYSNNSSSAPSPLPLSSPSSVDGSSYSPPCLPLVPARSSSYHYTSQGPPSTPPHNQSYFLSFLGDGGPRDPPKLIGTGALTPPHGFQERPPSPSRSPCSPRGPHPSLESTVPTAQGQPSGGGVWGLRPPSPSLTRQLPQSPGQHRRPAGCRARSPSATPPGFFCGPSPLVGPYGQQEPRLPLLGGWESIGSIAEVSDSESDLLAYHQRQRDERLQEQEAERLERQRLETILNLCAEYNKGDLGVAEAVKAGFPFVGLGGACGRGPCVDVGDGVEQTQPESDEENLREESSSTESTHQEVKPPCEDPLESGSPELGDLEEERLRVLAQVDKLKNRVTELEKQLQESQEEADLEQALLQRERQGELERAEAEAQAIAQLQRRLSELDGAIQGEKEKVPCRLHSMDARAQKRYDPGESWGVDVLFCQGRASVGSDRRALDSLRGGLEELQSQLHGCPESLREQLQERLKRESELLDLETKRFEDLEFQQLEKESSLEDERETLSQKLLQEQAGYQSSLAHRKEKVAALESRASSLGLEVAQECERLSRERDHTLQLLDKEKERLSSLEKRCLSLNGGTNFSKCSPTKNEEVLHISESDLSDEFHSQNSLCQPADAVIDPSSSSSSSLSRPREDHARMPDVCRTYGGDGHDCHSACPPQPCFPLPPTEEYITVGQLKQIFGMPKVDAPTSPLAPSFQHSASCRTASPGFSPSLPYECDWVRSEMPSPDLEWWFQVLMAAGEAVPPCPPPLPPCPPPLPAKSLFSARSLQVYQGQTGSSVQYNAATLGRNRTTKSPLVASSNTGSLPRNLAVTLQGIEAKRQLALQQKGQQVIEEQRRRLAELRERAALEAQCQWEALRGSQSRLDAPPLLPGPAGIHHSILHHRRPSMGERPYDTVSLESSDSLDTSISTGDSSFPPDTFSSASVMDTLRMEEMERLLREAQLEKARLIESQVRESQARSELLEEERRKREEAERRLEEEMMLRQQLVEKEVKMRARNLSQARPMTRYLPNRKEEFDLRLHIESAGHNLTGCYDLMLTEKMCKGYLVKMGGKIKSWKKRWFVFDRMRRTFSYYVDKHESKLKGVIYFQAIEEVYYDHLRSATKKGLFNLNFANVCITAQSPNPALTFCVKTHDRLYYMVAPSSEAMRIWMDVIVTGAEGYTQFMT; translated from the exons ATGAGGGGAGCAGCGAGAGCAGCGGCAGAAAGCATTATGGATGGATGCTGCCATGGTGTCACTGAGGGCCATGCTTTCAGGTCCTTACTCAGATCCTCACTTGGGCTCGTAGGGTCTCCGTCTAGGCAG AGCACCCCTCTGGACCTGATTGAGATGGAGAAGGGACTGAAGGTCCAGGCGGAGCTCCCCCACCTGGTCAGTCTTGGAAGTGGCCGCCTCAGCACTGCCGTCACTCTAATACCTCTGCCTGAAG GCCGTACCTCGCTGGGCAGTGGAGCCGGCATGGACATCAGCATCCAGGCTCCTGGCATGGAGGCGCAGCATTGCTACATTGAGAACCGGGCAGGGATCATCACGCTGCATCCCTGCGGTACCCAGTGTGCCATTGACGGGCTGGTCACCTACACGCCTGTGCGCCTCTCGCAAG GCTGTATGGTGTGCCTTGGCCAATCATCCTTCTTTCGCTTCAACCACCCTGAAGAGGCTGACAGGATGAAGAGCATGATTCCAGATCGGGACCAAGGGGTCAGAGCCCAGGCAGGTGAGGCGATGCCCCTGCAGAGAAGCCAAGGGAGAGCTGTTAGGACAGGAAGGACCCCTACAG GTGCAGAGGATATTGTGACTGGGAGCAGTCTGTTCCTGCCAGGAGCCTCCTGTGAGGGAGCTCCCCATCGCAGCGACTGTTTGCATAGGGACCTGCAGGAGATCATGGACTCCctatcgccccctgcaggccctGCCGCGCTCTCTCTGAGCAGTGCGGCTCGGTATTCAAGGTCCCCCCCCAGGAGCCCGCCAGTGAGCTACAGCAATAATAGCAGTTCAGCTCCTTCGCCCCTACCTCTCTCCTCCCCGTCGTCAGTGGATGGCTCCAGCTACAGCCCCCCCTGCTTGCCCCTGGTGCCGGCCCGCTCTTCCAGCTACCATTATACCTCCCAGGGCCCCCCAAGCACACCCCCCCACAATCAGTCGTATTTCCTCTCCTTCCTGGGTGATGGGGGCCCCAGAGACCCGCCCAAACTGATTGGCACAGGggcactgacccccccccatgGCTTTCAGGAgcgcccccccagcccctcacGATCGCCCTGCTCCCCCCGGGGCCCCCATCCTTCACTCGAGTCCACAGTGCCCACTGCCCAGGGACAGCCCAGTGGTGGAGGCGTTTGGGGGCTgcgcccccccagcccatcccTAACCAGGCAGCTGCCGCAGAGCCCCGGGCAGCATCGCAGACCAGCCGGGTGCCGAGCGCGCAGCCCGTCCGCAACACCACCGGGCTTTTTCTGCGGCCCCTCCCCCCTCGTCGGCCCCTATGGGCAGCAGGAGCCAAGGCTCCCCCTGCTGGGTGGGTGGGAAAGCATAGGTAGCATCGCTGAGGTCAGCGACAGCGAGAGCGATCTGCTGGCGTACCATCAGCGGCAACGTGATGAGCGACTCCAAGAGCAGGAGGCGGAGAGGCTG GAACGCCAGCGTCTTGAGACTATCCTGAACCTGTGTGCTGAGTACAACAAGGGAGATCTGGGTGTAGCTGAGGCCGTGAAAGCAGGCTTTCCATTCGTTGGTCTGGGTGGGGCCTGCGGCAGGGGGCCTTGCGTGGATGTGGGGGACGGTGTGGAGCAAACGCAGCCAGAGAGCGATGAGGAGAACCTCAGGGAGGAGAGCAGCAGCACAGAAAGCACCCACCAAGAGGTGAAGCCCCCA TGCGAGGACCCACTGGAATCTGGGTCCCCGGAGTTGGGAGACCTAGAAGAAGAACGGCTGCGAGTCCTGGCCCAAGTGGACAAGCTGAAGAACAGAGTTACGGAACTGGAGAAGCAGCTGCAGGAGTCCCAGGAGGAG GCAGATCTGGAGCAGGCGCTGCTGCAGAGGGAGCGGCAGGGGGAGCTAGAGCGGGCAGAAGCAGAGGCACAGGCCATCGCACAGCTGCAGCGCAGGCTGAGCGAGTTGGACGGCGCCATCCAGGGCGAGAAAGAGAAGGTACCATGCCGTTTACATAGCATGGATGCCAGGGCGCAGAAACGTTACGATCCAGGTGAATCCTGGGGGGtggatgttttgttttgtcaggGAAGGGCGAGTGTCGGATCAGATCGGCGGGCACTGGACAGTCTGCGTGGGGGCttggaggagctgcagagtcAGCTGCACGGGTGCCCCGAGTCCCTGAGAGAGCAGTTGCAGGAGCGACTGAAGCGG GAGTCGGAGCTCCTGGACTTGGAGACCAAGCGTTTTGAGGACCTGGAATTCCAGCAGCTGGAGAAGGAGAGCAGCCTGGAGGACGAGCGGGAAACTCTGAGTCAAAAGCTGCTGCAGGAGCAGGCCGGGTACCAGAGCAGCTTGGCCCACAGAAAG GAGAAAGTGGCGGCACTGGAGAGCCGGGCCAGCAGCCTTGGACTGGAGGTGGCCCAGGAGTGTGAGAGGCTCAGCCGGGAGCGGGACCATACCCTCCAGCTACTGGACAAG GAGAAGGAGAGGCTCTCTAGCCTGGAGAAAAGGTGCCTGAGTCTCAACGGAGGGACAAATTTCTCTAAATGTTCCCCTACCAAGAATGAG GAAGTGCTTCATATCAGCGAGAGCGACCTGTCAGATGAATTCCACTCCCAGAATTCCCTATGTCAGCCTGCTGATGCAGTCATAGacccttcctcttcctcatcctcctctctGAGCAGGCCTCGAGAG GATCATGCAAGGATGCCAGATGTCTGTAGGACATACGGGGGTGATGGGCACGACTGCCACTCTGCCTGCCCACCTCAGCCCTGCTTTCCCCTTCCTCCCACTGAG GAGTACATCACAGTCGGACAGCTGAAGCAGATCTTTGGGATGCCGAAGGTCGATGCCCCCACCAGCCCACTCGCCCCATCATTCCAGCACTCTGCTTCCTGTCGCACAGCTTCAcctggcttctctccctccCTACCATATGAG TGTGACTGGGTTAGGTCTGAGATGCCCTCTCCAGATTTAGAGTGGTGGTTCCAGGTGCTCATGGCTGCTGGGGAGGCTGTTCCACCTTGCCCCCCACCTCTCCCACCTTGCCCCCCACCTCTCCCAGCTAAATCTCTTTTCTCTGCCCGGTCCCTGCAG GTGTATCAAGGGCAGACAGGGTCTTCAGTGCAATACAACGCAGCCACTCTGGGACGTAACCGTACAACTAAG AGCCCCCTGGTGGCCTCTAGCAACACTGGCAGCCTTCCACGAAACCTGGCCGTTACCCTGCAAGGTATCGAGGCCAAGAGGCAGCTGGCCTTACAGCAGAAAG GGCAGCAGGTGATCGAGGAGCAGCGGCGGCGGCTGGCTGAGCTGAGGGAGCGTGCCGCGCTGGAAGCACAGTGCCAGTGGGAGGCGCTGCGCGGGTCACAGTCCCGGCTTGACGCCCCTCCCCTGCTGCCTGGGCCTGCTGGGATACATCACTCTATCCTGCACCACCGGCGCCCCTCAATGGGAGAGAGGCCATACGACACGGTGAGCCTGGAGAGCTCCGACAGCCTGGACACCAGCATCTCCACTGGTGACAGCTCCTTTCCCCCAGACACTTTCTCCAG TGCCAGCGTGATGGACACCCTGCGGATGGAGGAGATGGAGAGGCTGCTACGAGAGGCCCAGCTCGAGAAGGCCAGGCTCATTGAGAGCCAG GTGAGGGAGAGCCAAGCCAGGAGTGAGCTGCTGGAGGAGGAGCGCAGGAAGCGGGAGGAGGCAGAGAGGAGGCTAGAGGAGGAGATGATGTTGAGACAGCAGCTAGTGGAGAAGGAGGTGAAGATGAGGGCCAGGAACCTGTCTCAG GCGCGTCCCATGACCCGCTACCTGCCCAACCGCAAGGAGGAATTTGACCTGCGCTTGCACATCGAGTCCGCCGGCCATAACCTCACCGGCTGCTATGACTTGATGCTCACCGAGAAGATGTGCAAGGGCTACCTGGTCAAGATGGGAGGCAAAATCAAGTCGTGGAAGAAGCGCTGGTTTGTCTTTGACCGCATGAGGAGGACCTTCTCCTATTATGTGG ACAAGCACGAGAGCAAACTAAAGGGAGTCATTTACTTTCAAGCCATCGAGGAAGTCTATTACGACCACCTACGCAGCGCGACCAAG AAAGGACTTTTCAACCTGAATTTTGCCAATGTATGTATCACAGCCCAG AGCCCGAATCCTGCACTGACCTTTTGTGTGAAGACGCATGACCGGCTCTACTACATGGTGGCTCCATCCTCGGAGGCCATGCGCATCTGGATGGACGTCATAGTAACGGGTGCAGAAGGGTACACACAGTTCATGACCTGA